From Afipia carboxidovorans OM5, one genomic window encodes:
- a CDS encoding pyridoxal-phosphate-dependent aminotransferase family protein, producing MVVHTGRHFLQIPGPSNVPDRVLRAMDMPTIDHRGPEFAEMALGIMEGCKRIFRTRNPVLIFPSSGTGAWEAAMVNTLSPGDKVLMAETGQFSVLWRTLAERFQIEVETIAGDWRHGARASEIEARLVADKAHAIKAVMIVHNETSTGVTTRVEEVRKAIDRAKHPALLFVDTISSVGSIRYEHDAWGVDVTVCGSQKGLMMPPGLSFNAISDKAIAASKTNRMPRSYWDWAEAIKANKLGSWPYTPATNLLYALREAIAMLEEEGLENVYARHTRHGEATRAAVRAWGLETVCVDPLEYSPVTTAVLMPEGHDANQFRQIILENFDMSLGAGLGRLKGRAFRIGHLGHFNDLMLMGTLSGVEMGLDLARVPHKSGGVLAAMDVLKSKEETVEVARVAVA from the coding sequence ATGGTTGTTCATACAGGAAGGCATTTCCTCCAGATTCCGGGGCCGAGCAATGTGCCGGACCGGGTTCTGCGCGCGATGGATATGCCGACCATTGATCATCGTGGCCCGGAATTTGCCGAGATGGCTCTTGGCATCATGGAAGGCTGCAAACGTATTTTCCGCACCAGGAATCCTGTGCTGATCTTTCCCTCCTCCGGTACGGGCGCGTGGGAAGCAGCAATGGTCAACACGCTGTCGCCGGGCGACAAGGTTCTGATGGCCGAGACGGGACAGTTCTCCGTGCTCTGGCGCACCCTTGCGGAGCGCTTCCAGATCGAAGTCGAGACCATTGCCGGCGACTGGCGCCATGGTGCGCGTGCGTCGGAGATCGAAGCGCGTCTCGTTGCCGACAAGGCGCACGCCATCAAGGCGGTGATGATCGTCCACAACGAAACCTCGACGGGTGTCACGACCCGCGTCGAGGAAGTTCGCAAGGCGATCGATCGCGCGAAGCATCCGGCGCTGCTGTTCGTCGACACCATCTCCTCGGTCGGCTCGATTCGTTACGAGCACGATGCCTGGGGCGTCGACGTCACGGTGTGCGGCTCGCAGAAGGGCCTGATGATGCCGCCGGGCCTGTCCTTCAATGCAATTTCCGACAAGGCGATTGCGGCCTCCAAGACCAACCGCATGCCGCGTTCGTATTGGGACTGGGCCGAGGCGATCAAGGCAAACAAGCTTGGCTCCTGGCCGTACACGCCGGCGACCAACCTCCTTTATGCGTTGCGCGAAGCGATCGCGATGCTGGAAGAGGAGGGGCTTGAGAACGTCTACGCCCGCCATACCCGGCACGGCGAGGCAACGCGTGCGGCAGTGCGGGCGTGGGGACTTGAGACGGTGTGCGTCGATCCGCTCGAGTATTCTCCGGTCACGACGGCCGTGCTCATGCCGGAAGGTCATGACGCCAATCAATTCCGCCAGATCATCCTCGAGAATTTCGACATGTCGCTCGGCGCCGGCCTTGGCCGGTTGAAGGGCCGCGCCTTCCGCATCGGCCATCTCGGTCACTTCAACGACCTGATGCTGATGGGCACGCTCTCGGGCGTCGAAATGGGTCTCGATCTCGCTCGCGTTCCGCACAAGAGCGGCGGCGTGCTGGCGGCGATGGATGTTCTGAAATCGAAAGAAGAGACAGTCGAAGTTGCACGGGTGGCCGTTGCGTGA
- a CDS encoding Bug family tripartite tricarboxylate transporter substrate binding protein, translating to MRKAMSTAAIAAMAMCAGVTGASAWEPTKTVEIVVAAGAGGASDQMARMLQSVIQKYKLIKSPVVVSLKGGASGAEALMYMKGSPGDADKVMIAYSLIYQLPLSAKIPFNWRDLTPVNVMAFDQFILWNNAESPEKTVKDFIEAAKKSSTPLKFGGTGSKREDQILMVGLEKQTGAKFSYLPYKSGGEAATQLVGKHIDANVNNPSENLEVWRAGQVRALCVFDDERISYTAKVTDTQSWHDVPTCKEQGVNVQYKMLRSMFLPGKVTPDQVKFYEDMFRKVSEAPEYKEYMEKQALKPVYMTGKEMRDFLEQDDKINSDLMKSAGFVAK from the coding sequence ATGCGGAAGGCAATGAGTACGGCTGCGATTGCCGCGATGGCAATGTGCGCTGGCGTAACGGGCGCCAGCGCTTGGGAGCCGACCAAGACCGTTGAAATCGTGGTTGCTGCCGGTGCCGGCGGCGCCTCCGATCAGATGGCCCGAATGCTGCAATCGGTCATCCAGAAGTACAAGCTGATCAAGTCTCCCGTCGTTGTGTCGCTGAAGGGCGGCGCGTCGGGCGCTGAAGCACTGATGTACATGAAGGGCAGCCCGGGCGACGCCGACAAGGTGATGATCGCCTATTCGCTGATCTATCAATTGCCGCTGTCTGCCAAGATTCCGTTCAACTGGCGCGATCTGACGCCGGTCAACGTCATGGCGTTCGACCAGTTCATCCTCTGGAATAACGCCGAGTCGCCGGAGAAGACCGTGAAGGACTTCATCGAAGCGGCGAAGAAGTCTTCGACGCCGCTCAAGTTCGGCGGCACGGGCTCCAAGCGCGAAGACCAGATTCTGATGGTCGGTCTCGAGAAGCAGACCGGCGCGAAGTTCTCCTATCTGCCTTACAAGTCGGGCGGTGAGGCAGCGACCCAACTCGTCGGTAAGCATATCGACGCCAACGTCAACAACCCGTCGGAAAATCTAGAAGTCTGGCGTGCCGGCCAGGTTCGGGCGCTGTGCGTGTTCGACGATGAGCGCATCTCCTACACCGCGAAGGTGACGGATACGCAGTCCTGGCACGACGTTCCGACCTGCAAGGAACAGGGCGTCAACGTGCAGTACAAGATGCTGCGCTCGATGTTCCTGCCGGGCAAGGTGACGCCTGACCAGGTGAAGTTCTACGAGGACATGTTCCGCAAGGTCAGCGAAGCTCCGGAATACAAGGAGTACATGGAAAAGCAGGCACTCAAGCCGGTCTACATGACGGGCAAGGAGATGCGCGATTTCCTTGAGCAGGACGACAAGATCAACTCTGACCTGATGAAGTCTGCCGGCTTCGTCGCGAAGTAA
- a CDS encoding tripartite tricarboxylate transporter TctB family protein, which produces MSNTDIEIQVSDPTAPAPDSPPVAKTLTVDIWALAALGAFSLLMAYDNYHTGMGWAEDGPQPGYFPFYLSMILLGASVFGIIKSVRERRVATDPEIFVTRDQLKRVMLVFGPTVAFVFGIQTLGLYVSSFLLTAGFMIFVGKISVWKSVLTALIFSCAMFYIFEVQFDVIMPKGPLEALLGY; this is translated from the coding sequence ATGTCAAATACCGATATCGAAATACAGGTCTCCGACCCCACAGCGCCTGCGCCGGATTCTCCGCCGGTGGCCAAGACCTTGACGGTCGATATCTGGGCATTGGCCGCGCTCGGGGCGTTCTCGCTGCTGATGGCCTACGACAATTATCATACCGGCATGGGCTGGGCCGAAGATGGCCCGCAGCCGGGATATTTTCCGTTCTATCTGTCGATGATCCTGCTCGGCGCATCGGTGTTCGGCATCATCAAGTCAGTCCGCGAGCGGAGGGTCGCAACTGACCCCGAGATTTTCGTCACCCGCGATCAGTTGAAGCGCGTGATGCTCGTGTTCGGGCCGACCGTTGCGTTTGTGTTCGGGATTCAGACGCTCGGACTCTATGTCTCGAGCTTCCTTCTCACCGCCGGCTTCATGATTTTCGTTGGCAAGATCTCCGTCTGGAAGTCGGTCCTGACGGCGCTGATCTTCTCCTGCGCGATGTTCTACATCTTCGAAGTCCAGTTTGACGTCATCATGCCGAAGGGGCCGCTCGAAGCCCTGCTCGGCTACTAG
- a CDS encoding tripartite tricarboxylate transporter permease: protein MEAFSLLLHGFSVLLTWKIIGLMFVGLILGVFVGVLPGLGGPNGVAILLPITFSMDPTSAIVMLSCIYWGALFGGAITSILFNIPGEAWSVATTFDGYPMAQQGRAGEALTAAFTSSFIGSFVAVLLITFVAPGIASFALRFGPPEFFAVYLLTFCSFVGLGREDKHKTIISMALGLLLTGIGMDTVSGTLRMTFGSTDLLRGVNFLVAVIGLFGISEILLTMEEQLALKGHAAAISPRVVLKVWMEMPRYWVTLVRSSAIGCWLGITPGGAIAASFMGYNLAKRFSKDPEEFGKGKVEGVFAPETAAHASGTSALLPMLALGIPGSGTAAILLGGLMVWGLNPGPLLFVEHKDFVWGLIASMYLGNVVGLLIVLATVPLFASVLRVPFAAIAPMIVVSCAIGAFAIQNAMFDIWLMLVFGVIGYVFKKIGIPLAPLTLALVLGSRAEDSFRLSMISGGGSLGVFWSNWLVGSITTLSFVLLFLTPIEKAISKIGSVLRPARA from the coding sequence ATGGAGGCTTTCTCGCTGCTGCTCCACGGCTTCTCGGTGCTGCTCACCTGGAAGATCATCGGCCTGATGTTCGTCGGCCTGATCCTCGGCGTGTTCGTCGGCGTGCTGCCGGGTCTTGGTGGCCCGAACGGCGTCGCGATCCTGCTGCCGATCACTTTCTCGATGGACCCGACATCGGCCATCGTGATGCTGTCGTGCATCTATTGGGGCGCGCTGTTCGGCGGCGCCATCACCTCGATCCTCTTTAATATCCCGGGTGAGGCGTGGTCGGTCGCGACAACTTTCGACGGCTATCCGATGGCCCAGCAGGGCAGGGCAGGCGAGGCGTTGACGGCGGCCTTCACCTCCTCGTTCATCGGCTCGTTCGTCGCGGTGTTGCTGATCACCTTCGTCGCGCCGGGCATCGCGTCCTTTGCGCTGCGGTTCGGCCCGCCGGAATTCTTCGCGGTCTACCTGCTCACCTTCTGCTCCTTCGTCGGACTGGGACGTGAGGACAAGCACAAGACCATCATCTCGATGGCGCTCGGGCTTCTGCTCACCGGCATCGGCATGGATACCGTGTCCGGCACGTTGCGCATGACGTTCGGCTCGACCGACCTGCTGCGTGGCGTCAACTTCCTCGTCGCGGTGATCGGCCTGTTCGGCATCAGCGAAATCCTGCTCACCATGGAAGAGCAGCTCGCGCTGAAGGGGCATGCGGCGGCGATCAGCCCACGCGTCGTGCTCAAGGTGTGGATGGAGATGCCGCGCTACTGGGTGACGCTGGTTCGTTCGTCCGCAATCGGTTGCTGGCTCGGCATCACGCCGGGCGGTGCGATCGCCGCGTCCTTCATGGGCTACAACCTCGCCAAACGCTTCTCCAAGGATCCGGAGGAGTTTGGCAAGGGCAAGGTTGAGGGCGTGTTCGCGCCCGAGACGGCGGCACACGCCTCCGGCACCTCGGCACTGCTGCCGATGCTGGCACTCGGCATTCCGGGATCGGGCACCGCCGCGATCCTCCTTGGCGGCCTGATGGTGTGGGGCCTCAACCCCGGTCCGCTCCTGTTCGTGGAGCACAAGGACTTCGTCTGGGGCCTGATCGCCTCGATGTATCTTGGCAACGTGGTCGGCCTGCTGATCGTGCTCGCGACCGTGCCGCTGTTCGCTTCGGTGCTGCGCGTGCCGTTCGCGGCGATCGCCCCGATGATCGTCGTGTCCTGCGCGATCGGCGCCTTCGCGATCCAGAACGCGATGTTCGATATCTGGCTGATGCTGGTGTTTGGCGTCATCGGCTACGTCTTCAAGAAGATCGGCATCCCGCTCGCGCCGCTGACGCTCGCGCTGGTGTTGGGCAGCCGTGCCGAGGACTCCTTCCGCCTGTCGATGATCAGCGGAGGCGGCTCGCTCGGGGTGTTCTGGTCGAACTGGCTCGTCGGCTCGATCACGACGCTGTCCTTCGTGCTCCTGTTCCTGACGCCGATCGAGAAGGCGATCTCCAAGATTGGCAGCGTGCTCCGCCCGGCACGCGCCTGA
- a CDS encoding TetR/AcrR family transcriptional regulator: MVFKRMSSDSRRRQILDAAKQCFAQYGFAGTTTRKVASAACISEGLLFRHFPTKAALHAEILAEACEADPDLDRLLGLRPSSETLVILVREFVSHFLAIRTLADREKEERLRLTASSHLDDGEFARLLFEKVAGLIAPLFIASLEAAIASGDALPIKTKPIHSFWFVHHLLHALALTRLPDTPSLDYPADEALARELNGFILRALGVKADVITAHLDSAAPQSNPHHLIPEGA, translated from the coding sequence ATGGTTTTCAAGCGGATGAGCAGCGATTCGCGCCGGCGGCAGATCCTCGACGCCGCGAAGCAGTGCTTCGCGCAATACGGATTTGCGGGCACGACGACGCGAAAGGTAGCGAGTGCGGCCTGCATTTCTGAGGGGCTGCTGTTCCGCCATTTCCCGACCAAGGCCGCGCTGCACGCCGAAATCCTCGCCGAAGCCTGCGAGGCCGACCCCGATCTCGACCGGCTCCTGGGCCTGCGGCCTTCGAGCGAGACGCTCGTGATCCTGGTGCGGGAGTTCGTCAGCCATTTCCTCGCGATCCGCACTCTGGCGGACCGGGAGAAAGAGGAGCGGCTTCGCCTCACCGCCTCGAGCCATCTGGACGACGGTGAGTTCGCGCGGCTCCTGTTCGAGAAGGTGGCGGGTCTGATCGCGCCTTTATTCATTGCCTCGCTCGAGGCGGCGATTGCCTCGGGCGATGCGTTGCCGATCAAAACCAAACCGATCCATTCGTTCTGGTTCGTGCATCACCTGCTTCATGCTCTTGCGCTGACGCGGCTGCCGGACACACCCTCTCTCGACTATCCGGCGGACGAGGCGCTTGCGCGTGAACTCAACGGCTTCATCCTGCGTGCACTCGGCGTGAAGGCGGACGTCATCACCGCCCATCTCGACAGTGCCGCTCCACAATCAAACCCGCATCACCTTATTCCAGAAGGCGCCTAA
- a CDS encoding efflux RND transporter periplasmic adaptor subunit, producing MTVPVEDDTHAAKKPVRLRKWFIIIGGLLALVVAGFVGFNAFRSHMIKQFFANMKPPPVSVAVVDAKSEVLPNLLTTIGDLAAVHQVDVSADVSGRVTDILFTAGASVKKGDPLVQLFDAPDQADLVSYKAQTLNAQLALDRAKALLARSFGPQATVDQAQAAFDQASASVAKTEAVISQKLVRAPFDGQLGVRRVEVGQFLSAGTLIVTLTDLSRVYANITVTEKDRAIIDVGQDVELTVDAYPGRTFKGKITTIEPQISPETRNVRVQATLDNPEHLLKPGMFATVSVVLAATPAQVTVPETAVDYTLYGDSVFLIKEKKGEDGKTDLTVERVPVKVGTRAHGRVAITSGLKATDRVVAVGQLKLQSGAAVTISSDPPPPIPAQPPRY from the coding sequence ATGACGGTCCCCGTGGAAGACGACACGCACGCTGCCAAAAAGCCGGTGCGTCTACGCAAGTGGTTTATCATCATCGGCGGGCTGCTTGCCCTGGTGGTGGCCGGCTTCGTAGGCTTCAACGCCTTCCGTTCGCACATGATCAAACAGTTCTTCGCCAACATGAAGCCGCCGCCGGTCAGCGTCGCGGTGGTGGACGCGAAGAGCGAGGTATTGCCGAACCTGCTGACGACGATCGGCGATCTCGCCGCTGTGCATCAGGTCGATGTCTCCGCCGATGTCAGCGGTCGCGTCACCGATATTCTGTTCACCGCGGGCGCCTCGGTGAAGAAGGGCGATCCGCTGGTGCAATTGTTCGATGCGCCGGATCAGGCGGACCTCGTGAGCTACAAGGCGCAGACGCTGAACGCTCAGCTCGCGCTCGATCGCGCCAAGGCGCTGCTCGCACGGTCGTTCGGTCCGCAGGCGACTGTCGATCAGGCGCAGGCCGCTTTCGATCAGGCGAGCGCCAGCGTTGCCAAGACCGAGGCTGTGATTTCGCAGAAGCTCGTCCGTGCGCCGTTTGACGGTCAGCTCGGCGTGCGGCGCGTGGAAGTCGGCCAGTTCCTGAGCGCGGGCACGTTGATCGTGACGCTGACGGATCTTTCGCGGGTCTACGCCAACATCACCGTGACGGAAAAGGATCGCGCCATTATTGACGTCGGACAAGACGTCGAGCTTACGGTCGACGCCTATCCGGGCCGCACCTTCAAGGGCAAGATCACCACCATCGAGCCGCAGATCAGCCCAGAGACGCGTAACGTGCGCGTGCAGGCGACGCTCGACAATCCCGAGCATCTTCTCAAGCCGGGTATGTTCGCGACGGTGTCCGTCGTGCTGGCCGCGACGCCTGCGCAGGTGACCGTGCCGGAGACGGCAGTCGATTACACGCTGTATGGCGACTCTGTTTTCCTCATCAAGGAAAAGAAGGGTGAAGACGGCAAGACCGACCTCACGGTCGAACGCGTGCCGGTCAAGGTCGGAACGCGTGCTCATGGACGTGTGGCGATCACAAGCGGACTGAAGGCCACCGATCGCGTGGTCGCGGTCGGCCAGCTCAAGCTGCAGTCGGGTGCTGCCGTGACGATCTCGTCCGATCCCCCGCCGCCGATTCCGGCACAACCGCCGCGTTACTGA
- a CDS encoding MexW/MexI family multidrug efflux RND transporter permease subunit gives MVFTDIFIKRPVLSLVVSLLILLIGFKAATSLPIRQYPKLSNTVVTVTTSYPGASPELMQGFITTPIEQAVASAEGVDYMTSTSVQGVSTIQVFVRLNFDSNQALTEVLAKVNSVKYLIPKESNDPVITKSTGQTTAVMYIGFASDELGGSAISDYLTRVVQPILSTVDGVASADILGGQTFAMRLWLDPARMAGRGVSAADVAAAIQANNYQAAAGQTKGFFIVSNVTTNSDLSDVHAFKRMVVKSKDGGLVRMEDIATVELAAQSTDSSVAMNGQQAIFIGVQATPEGNPLNIVKGVRALFPDIERNLPPTLKMKVAYDSTKFIQSSIDEVVHTLAEAVIIVIVVIFLFLASLRSVIIPVVTIPLSLIGVCSLMLVMGFSINLLTLLAMVLAIGLVVDDAIVVVENIHRHLEEGKPPVQASLIGAREIVGPVISMTITLAAVYAPIGFLGGLTGTLFREFAFTLAGSVIVSGVIALTLSPMMCSILLTHVEQGWFARKVDSIFRQVTDWYGRNLDRTLDYRPVTALFAVVILGLVGFLYTHSNSELAPEEDQGILFSLTKAPKYANIDYVNYYGDQLGKVFGSFPETDLTFVLNGTPVGNQGIAGMILKPWDERKRSSTAMKQEVQNAVNAITGTQAFVFNLPALPGGPGGLPVQMVINSTNDFRQVFQEMEKLKDAARKSGLFIASDSDLAFNQPVVRVAIDRNKANELGVTMQTIGNTLAVALGGNYINRFNLQGRSYQVIPQVPRSLRLTPHSLDGFYVSAINGQQIPLATLVNIETGTDPNALTHFNQLNSATFQAVPMPGVTVGTAVDFLEKQAQNLPAGFSHDFLADARQYKQEGNQLAVAFGFALIIIFLVLAAQFESIRDPLVILISVPMAISGALVPLFFGVATINIYTQVGLLTLIGLISKHGILMVEFANELQLNEGLDRRAAIEKAARVRLRPILMTTAAMVTGLLPLLTASGAGAASRFSIGLVVVAGMTIGTIFTLFVLPAVYVAIATDHTAAATTKRAKDIKAFELGQTT, from the coding sequence ATGGTCTTCACCGACATTTTCATCAAGCGGCCGGTGCTGTCGCTTGTCGTGAGCCTGCTGATCCTGCTGATCGGCTTCAAGGCCGCGACCAGTTTGCCGATCCGGCAATATCCGAAGCTGTCGAACACCGTTGTCACGGTGACGACGAGCTATCCTGGCGCATCGCCGGAGCTGATGCAGGGCTTCATCACCACGCCGATCGAGCAGGCCGTCGCCTCGGCGGAAGGCGTCGACTACATGACGTCGACCTCGGTGCAGGGCGTGAGCACGATTCAGGTGTTTGTGCGCTTGAACTTCGATTCCAATCAGGCACTGACCGAGGTGCTCGCCAAGGTGAACTCGGTCAAATATCTCATTCCGAAGGAATCGAACGACCCGGTCATCACCAAATCCACCGGCCAGACAACGGCGGTGATGTATATCGGTTTTGCGAGCGATGAGCTCGGTGGCTCAGCGATTTCCGATTACCTGACACGCGTCGTGCAGCCGATCCTGTCCACAGTCGATGGCGTTGCCTCCGCCGACATTCTCGGCGGTCAGACGTTTGCGATGCGGTTATGGCTTGATCCAGCGCGCATGGCGGGCCGCGGCGTCTCCGCGGCCGACGTTGCGGCTGCCATTCAAGCTAATAACTATCAGGCCGCGGCCGGCCAAACCAAAGGCTTCTTCATCGTCTCCAACGTGACGACGAACTCCGACCTCAGTGACGTGCATGCCTTCAAGCGCATGGTCGTGAAGTCGAAGGACGGCGGTCTTGTCCGCATGGAGGATATCGCAACCGTCGAACTGGCGGCGCAGAGTACGGATTCGAGCGTCGCGATGAACGGCCAGCAGGCAATCTTCATCGGTGTGCAGGCGACGCCGGAAGGCAACCCTCTCAACATCGTCAAGGGTGTGCGGGCGCTGTTCCCCGATATTGAACGCAACCTGCCGCCGACACTGAAGATGAAGGTCGCCTACGACTCGACCAAATTCATTCAGTCTTCGATCGACGAGGTGGTGCATACGCTCGCCGAGGCGGTCATCATCGTGATCGTGGTGATCTTCCTGTTCCTCGCATCGCTGCGGTCGGTCATCATCCCGGTCGTCACCATTCCGCTATCGTTGATCGGCGTCTGTTCGCTGATGCTGGTCATGGGATTCAGTATCAATCTCCTGACGCTGCTCGCGATGGTGCTCGCCATCGGCCTTGTGGTCGACGACGCGATTGTCGTCGTCGAAAACATCCATCGACATCTCGAGGAGGGCAAACCTCCTGTGCAAGCCTCGCTGATCGGCGCACGCGAGATCGTCGGCCCGGTCATTTCCATGACGATCACGCTCGCGGCGGTGTACGCGCCGATTGGCTTCCTCGGTGGCCTGACCGGCACGCTGTTCCGTGAGTTCGCCTTCACGCTTGCAGGCTCGGTGATCGTGTCGGGCGTAATTGCGCTCACGCTGTCGCCGATGATGTGCTCGATCCTGCTCACGCATGTGGAGCAGGGCTGGTTCGCCCGGAAGGTCGACAGCATCTTCCGTCAGGTGACCGATTGGTACGGACGCAACCTCGACCGCACGCTTGATTATCGGCCTGTGACGGCGCTGTTTGCGGTGGTGATCCTCGGTCTCGTCGGGTTTCTCTACACGCACTCCAATTCGGAGCTCGCGCCAGAGGAAGATCAGGGCATCCTGTTCTCGCTCACCAAGGCGCCGAAATACGCCAACATTGACTACGTCAATTATTATGGTGACCAACTCGGCAAGGTGTTCGGCAGCTTCCCCGAAACCGATCTGACCTTCGTTCTGAACGGCACTCCCGTCGGCAATCAGGGCATCGCCGGCATGATCCTGAAGCCGTGGGATGAGCGAAAGCGCTCATCGACTGCAATGAAGCAGGAGGTGCAGAACGCGGTCAACGCGATCACCGGCACGCAGGCCTTCGTGTTCAACCTGCCGGCGCTGCCGGGCGGGCCGGGCGGCCTGCCGGTGCAGATGGTGATTAACTCGACAAACGACTTCCGTCAGGTTTTCCAGGAAATGGAGAAGCTGAAGGATGCTGCGCGCAAGAGCGGATTGTTCATCGCTTCGGACAGCGATCTCGCGTTCAACCAGCCGGTTGTGCGGGTGGCGATCGACCGCAACAAGGCGAACGAGCTTGGCGTGACGATGCAGACCATCGGCAACACGCTCGCGGTCGCATTGGGTGGCAACTACATCAACCGCTTCAACCTGCAGGGCCGCTCCTATCAGGTGATCCCGCAGGTGCCGCGCAGTCTGCGCCTGACGCCGCATTCGCTGGACGGGTTCTATGTCTCGGCTATCAATGGGCAGCAGATCCCGCTCGCGACCCTCGTCAACATCGAGACGGGCACCGACCCCAACGCGCTAACGCATTTCAATCAGCTCAATTCGGCGACGTTCCAGGCGGTGCCGATGCCGGGCGTTACGGTGGGGACGGCCGTCGACTTCCTCGAGAAGCAGGCGCAGAATTTGCCTGCAGGATTTAGTCACGACTTCCTCGCCGATGCGCGTCAGTACAAGCAGGAAGGCAATCAGCTCGCGGTCGCCTTCGGCTTCGCACTGATTATCATCTTCCTGGTGCTGGCGGCGCAGTTTGAGAGTATCCGCGACCCGCTGGTGATCCTGATCTCGGTGCCGATGGCGATCAGCGGCGCGCTGGTGCCGTTGTTCTTCGGGGTGGCGACGATCAACATCTACACGCAGGTCGGCCTGCTGACGCTGATCGGCCTCATCAGCAAGCACGGCATTCTGATGGTCGAGTTCGCCAATGAGCTGCAGCTCAATGAAGGTCTCGACCGCCGCGCGGCGATCGAAAAGGCCGCCCGTGTCCGTCTTCGCCCGATCCTGATGACGACCGCGGCGATGGTCACCGGCCTTCTGCCGCTCCTCACCGCGAGCGGGGCAGGCGCCGCGAGCCGCTTCTCGATCGGCCTCGTGGTCGTCGCGGGCATGACCATCGGCACCATATTCACCCTGTTCGTGCTGCCGGCGGTCTACGTTGCGATCGCGACCGACCATACCGCCGCTGCGACAACGAAGCGGGCGAAGGACATCAAGGCCTTCGAGTTGGGCCAGACGACCTGA
- a CDS encoding tetratricopeptide repeat protein encodes MLLGADVRTWVGRKAAPLSRGILVAAIAAGLSGVAPAAAQDASEQNRLFQQMVRDPTNHDLTFEYARVATARTDYEAAIGALERLLFYNPKLTRVKYELGALYFRLGSYEMAKRYFKEALASPDLDEVTRGRIAAYLPDAEKQLQPSRFSGFAQTGIRTQSNANYAPTTGSLLADGTLFALPQSSLKRSDTNWFGLVGLSHDYDLGNQRGDVLETRFSGYLTAQQRFDELNVGLFDISFGPRFALAPELLPGATIKPYVVGGNTWIGGSSYLSSGGAGVSLNFPTGTHFAWGPSFEWRQAKFHNSPLQTYSGYGSGNWYTGAVGGSWQISQTVRLEGRGLYRRGDSDFVFQSFDQWGIEGALTVEFMPPFLSIPRNWSIAPYVKYANTRFDSANPFIDPLTVRRDDRWSAGAILNTPITKAIGFMTTVQYDRTNSTLPNYRMNNFSVIVGPTLRF; translated from the coding sequence ATGCTTCTCGGAGCTGATGTCCGAACCTGGGTTGGGCGTAAAGCAGCTCCGCTGTCGCGCGGTATTCTGGTTGCCGCCATCGCTGCTGGTTTGAGCGGCGTCGCGCCTGCCGCCGCGCAGGATGCATCCGAGCAAAATCGCCTTTTCCAACAAATGGTTCGTGACCCGACAAACCACGATCTGACGTTTGAATATGCGCGTGTCGCGACCGCCCGCACCGATTACGAGGCTGCAATCGGCGCGCTTGAGCGGCTTCTGTTCTACAACCCCAAATTGACGCGGGTGAAATACGAACTCGGTGCGTTGTATTTCCGCCTCGGCTCCTATGAGATGGCCAAGCGGTATTTCAAGGAGGCGTTGGCAAGCCCCGACCTCGACGAGGTGACGCGCGGGCGCATCGCTGCCTATCTGCCCGACGCCGAAAAGCAGCTTCAGCCGAGCCGCTTCTCCGGCTTCGCCCAGACCGGTATCCGCACCCAGTCGAACGCGAATTACGCGCCGACGACCGGCTCGCTGTTAGCAGACGGCACGCTGTTTGCGTTGCCGCAGTCGTCGTTGAAGCGCAGCGACACCAACTGGTTCGGCCTCGTTGGCCTGAGCCACGATTACGATCTCGGCAATCAGCGCGGCGATGTGCTGGAGACGCGCTTCTCCGGCTATCTCACCGCGCAGCAGCGCTTCGATGAACTCAACGTCGGTCTGTTCGATATCTCGTTTGGTCCGCGTTTCGCACTCGCGCCTGAACTGCTGCCGGGCGCGACGATCAAGCCGTATGTGGTTGGCGGCAACACCTGGATCGGTGGCTCGTCCTATCTGTCGTCCGGCGGCGCGGGCGTGTCGTTGAATTTCCCGACCGGTACACATTTCGCGTGGGGCCCGAGCTTCGAGTGGCGGCAGGCAAAGTTCCATAACAGTCCGCTGCAGACCTATTCCGGCTACGGCTCCGGCAACTGGTACACCGGCGCGGTCGGCGGCTCATGGCAGATCAGCCAGACCGTGCGGCTGGAAGGGCGGGGCCTCTATCGCCGCGGCGATTCCGATTTCGTATTCCAGTCGTTCGATCAGTGGGGTATCGAGGGCGCGCTGACGGTCGAGTTCATGCCGCCGTTCCTGAGCATTCCGCGCAACTGGAGTATCGCGCCTTACGTCAAATACGCGAACACGCGCTTTGATTCCGCCAATCCCTTCATCGATCCGCTGACCGTGCGCCGTGACGACCGATGGAGCGCCGGCGCAATCCTCAATACGCCGATCACCAAGGCCATCGGTTTCATGACGACGGTGCAGTACGATCGCACGAACTCGACGTTGCCGAATTATCGGATGAACAATTTCTCGGTGATCGTCGGACCGACGCTTCGGTTCTAG